In a single window of the Rhopalosiphum padi isolate XX-2018 chromosome 1, ASM2088224v1, whole genome shotgun sequence genome:
- the LOC132917180 gene encoding uncharacterized protein LOC132917180 isoform X1, whose amino-acid sequence MSEEEDKSTLNDADNAVANPPSNEGDSDSQSDNLLVNGNENTPPCQLDIGLGTHTDSRRHDNTLNVNDSGEATACSIKREDNLLSFRHFLCNNGHNQTSKPKVEVVPSVSQPVRPVTETSTLPDFVQDHMNTDQPYDSGDLDSRSNSIDLTRGINRPSMFGNRSNRTPQQCVVMPLDLPFSNTTTQPRATTPTTTNSLPDFLSDGPIGVPVVHPVTRNEQPTDRNRISITINPQRGATPINQNYTRFQRHSEVVDARVARLEATEQDLRTTILNLNNMLQQTLIRAQRAEDQVRSLRTLLRAREQGLNPGNLSTIPSTISVAEQIRHGTRNAEIMLNLLRDNYHDLNNVAARLEQQDTIQTSNTQLSVDPSDTTDNNVT is encoded by the exons ATGTCCGAAGAAGAAGACAAGAGTACATTAAATGATGCCGACAATGCTGTGGCTAATCCACCAAGTAATGAAGGTGATAGTGACAGTCAATCAGACAATTTATTAGTAAACGGTAATGAGAATACTCCTCCATGTCAATTGGACATCGGTCTGGGTACTCATACGGATAGCAGACGTCATGACAATACTTTGAATGTAAATG atTCTGGAGAAGCTACTGCTTGCAGTATCAAACGTGAAGATAATCTTTTATCctttagacattttttatgCAACAATGGACACAATCAAACATCAAAACCCAAAGTTGAAGTAGTGCCTAGTGTATCACAACCAGTGAGGCCAGTAACAGAGACATCTACCTTACCAGATTTTGTTCAAGATCATATGAATACTGATCAACCTTATGACAGTGGTGATCTAGATTCACGATCAAATAGTATTGATTTGACACGTGGGATAAATCGCCCATCTATGTTCGGTAACCGTAGTAACCGTACACCTCAGCAATGTGTGGTTATGCCATTAGATCTTCCATTCTCCAACACAACAACTCAGCCTCGTGCTACCACACCAACAACTACCAACAGTTTGCCAGATTTTTTGTCCGATGGCCCAATTGGCGTGCCGGTTGTTCATCCAGTCACCAGGAATGAACAGCCAACTGATAGAAACCGTATAAGCATTACCATAAACCCACAACGTGGTGCTACACCAATAAACCAGAATTATACCAGGTTTCAAAG acaCAGTGAAGTTGTTGATGCTAGGGTGGCTAGGCTAGAAGCAACAGAACAAGACTTAAGAACAactatattgaatttaaataacatgTTACAACAAACATTG aTAAGAGCTCAAAGAGCTGAAGATCAAGTGAGATCTTTAAGAACCTTATTAAGGGCTAGAGAACAAGGCCTTAATCCTGGAAATTTATCAACGATTCCATCGACTATATCAGTTGCTGAACAGATACGTCATGGTACACGAAATGCCGAGATAATGCTTAA CTTGTTGAGGGATAACTATCATGACTTAAACAATGTGGCAGCACGTCTCGAGCAACAGGATACCATTCAGACTTCCAATACCCAATTATCAGTTGACCCAAGTGATACAACTGATAACAATGTTACATAA
- the LOC132917180 gene encoding uncharacterized protein LOC132917180 isoform X2, translating into MSEEEDKSTLNDADNAVANPPSNEGDSDSQSDNLLVNGNENTPPCQLDIGLGTHTDSRRHDNTLNVNDSGEATACSIKREDNLLSFRHFLCNNGHNQTSKPKVEVVPSVSQPVRPVTETSTLPDFVQDHMNTDQPYDSGDLDSRSNSIDLTRGINRPSMFGNRSNRTPQQCVVMPLDLPFSNTTTQPRATTPTTTNSLPDFLSDGPIGVPVVHPVTRNEQPTDRNRISITINPQRGATPINQNYTRHSEVVDARVARLEATEQDLRTTILNLNNMLQQTLIRAQRAEDQVRSLRTLLRAREQGLNPGNLSTIPSTISVAEQIRHGTRNAEIMLNLLRDNYHDLNNVAARLEQQDTIQTSNTQLSVDPSDTTDNNVT; encoded by the exons ATGTCCGAAGAAGAAGACAAGAGTACATTAAATGATGCCGACAATGCTGTGGCTAATCCACCAAGTAATGAAGGTGATAGTGACAGTCAATCAGACAATTTATTAGTAAACGGTAATGAGAATACTCCTCCATGTCAATTGGACATCGGTCTGGGTACTCATACGGATAGCAGACGTCATGACAATACTTTGAATGTAAATG atTCTGGAGAAGCTACTGCTTGCAGTATCAAACGTGAAGATAATCTTTTATCctttagacattttttatgCAACAATGGACACAATCAAACATCAAAACCCAAAGTTGAAGTAGTGCCTAGTGTATCACAACCAGTGAGGCCAGTAACAGAGACATCTACCTTACCAGATTTTGTTCAAGATCATATGAATACTGATCAACCTTATGACAGTGGTGATCTAGATTCACGATCAAATAGTATTGATTTGACACGTGGGATAAATCGCCCATCTATGTTCGGTAACCGTAGTAACCGTACACCTCAGCAATGTGTGGTTATGCCATTAGATCTTCCATTCTCCAACACAACAACTCAGCCTCGTGCTACCACACCAACAACTACCAACAGTTTGCCAGATTTTTTGTCCGATGGCCCAATTGGCGTGCCGGTTGTTCATCCAGTCACCAGGAATGAACAGCCAACTGATAGAAACCGTATAAGCATTACCATAAACCCACAACGTGGTGCTACACCAATAAACCAGAATTATACCAG acaCAGTGAAGTTGTTGATGCTAGGGTGGCTAGGCTAGAAGCAACAGAACAAGACTTAAGAACAactatattgaatttaaataacatgTTACAACAAACATTG aTAAGAGCTCAAAGAGCTGAAGATCAAGTGAGATCTTTAAGAACCTTATTAAGGGCTAGAGAACAAGGCCTTAATCCTGGAAATTTATCAACGATTCCATCGACTATATCAGTTGCTGAACAGATACGTCATGGTACACGAAATGCCGAGATAATGCTTAA CTTGTTGAGGGATAACTATCATGACTTAAACAATGTGGCAGCACGTCTCGAGCAACAGGATACCATTCAGACTTCCAATACCCAATTATCAGTTGACCCAAGTGATACAACTGATAACAATGTTACATAA
- the LOC132917180 gene encoding uncharacterized protein LOC132917180 isoform X3 gives MQDSGEATACSIKREDNLLSFRHFLCNNGHNQTSKPKVEVVPSVSQPVRPVTETSTLPDFVQDHMNTDQPYDSGDLDSRSNSIDLTRGINRPSMFGNRSNRTPQQCVVMPLDLPFSNTTTQPRATTPTTTNSLPDFLSDGPIGVPVVHPVTRNEQPTDRNRISITINPQRGATPINQNYTRFQRHSEVVDARVARLEATEQDLRTTILNLNNMLQQTLIRAQRAEDQVRSLRTLLRAREQGLNPGNLSTIPSTISVAEQIRHGTRNAEIMLNLLRDNYHDLNNVAARLEQQDTIQTSNTQLSVDPSDTTDNNVT, from the exons ATGCAag atTCTGGAGAAGCTACTGCTTGCAGTATCAAACGTGAAGATAATCTTTTATCctttagacattttttatgCAACAATGGACACAATCAAACATCAAAACCCAAAGTTGAAGTAGTGCCTAGTGTATCACAACCAGTGAGGCCAGTAACAGAGACATCTACCTTACCAGATTTTGTTCAAGATCATATGAATACTGATCAACCTTATGACAGTGGTGATCTAGATTCACGATCAAATAGTATTGATTTGACACGTGGGATAAATCGCCCATCTATGTTCGGTAACCGTAGTAACCGTACACCTCAGCAATGTGTGGTTATGCCATTAGATCTTCCATTCTCCAACACAACAACTCAGCCTCGTGCTACCACACCAACAACTACCAACAGTTTGCCAGATTTTTTGTCCGATGGCCCAATTGGCGTGCCGGTTGTTCATCCAGTCACCAGGAATGAACAGCCAACTGATAGAAACCGTATAAGCATTACCATAAACCCACAACGTGGTGCTACACCAATAAACCAGAATTATACCAGGTTTCAAAG acaCAGTGAAGTTGTTGATGCTAGGGTGGCTAGGCTAGAAGCAACAGAACAAGACTTAAGAACAactatattgaatttaaataacatgTTACAACAAACATTG aTAAGAGCTCAAAGAGCTGAAGATCAAGTGAGATCTTTAAGAACCTTATTAAGGGCTAGAGAACAAGGCCTTAATCCTGGAAATTTATCAACGATTCCATCGACTATATCAGTTGCTGAACAGATACGTCATGGTACACGAAATGCCGAGATAATGCTTAA CTTGTTGAGGGATAACTATCATGACTTAAACAATGTGGCAGCACGTCTCGAGCAACAGGATACCATTCAGACTTCCAATACCCAATTATCAGTTGACCCAAGTGATACAACTGATAACAATGTTACATAA
- the LOC132929758 gene encoding programmed cell death protein 5, with protein MEDSELESLRSKRMAQMQSELGGSQGDNAEKQKQAEQQRQAVEDMKHSILTQVLNQAARARLNTLMIGKPEKGRMVENMLLRMAQSGQIVNKLGEDELIGLLEQVNSQMQSQERKTTVKFDRRRAALDDSDSDY; from the exons ATGGAAGATTCAGAACTGGAAAGTCTGCGCTCAAAGAGAATGGCCCAGATGCAGTCAGAACTCGGTGGA TCACAAGGTGACAATGCTGAGAAGCAAAAGCAAGCAGAACAACAACGGCAGGCGGTTGAAGACATGAAACACTCAATACTCACCCAAGTATTAAACCAAGCTGCTCGGGCAAGAT TGAACACGTTGATGATTGGTAAACCAGAAAAAGGCCGTATGGTAGAAAACATGTTACTCAGAATGGCACAGTCTGGACAGATTGTTAATAAATTGGGAGAAGATGAACTAATCGGTTTGTTAGAACAAGTCAACAGTCAAATGCAGTCTCAAGAACGCAAAACTACAGTCAAA tTTGATCGAAGGAGAGCTGCTCTTGATGATTCTGATTCtgattactaa